One part of the uncultured Bacteroides sp. genome encodes these proteins:
- the der gene encoding ribosome biogenesis GTPase Der, which produces MGNLVAIVGRPNVGKSTLFNRLTKTRQAIVNDEAGTTRDRQYGKSEWLGQEFSVVDTGGWVVNSDDIFEGEIRKQVILAVDEADVILFVVDVMNGVTDLDLQVAQILRRAKSPVILVANKTDNGDLQYNAPEFYSLGLGDPHCISSLSGSGTGDLLDVLVSKFKKDTSEILDDDIPRFAVVGRPNAGKSSIINAFIGEDRNIVTEIAGTTRDSIYTRYEKFGFDFYLVDTAGIRKKGKVNEDLEYYSVIRSIRAIEGADICILMLDATRGIEGQDLNIFSVIQKNSKGIVVVVNKWDLVENKTDKVMKEFENAIRNRFAPFVDIPIIFTSALTKQRIFKVLESAREVYENRSIKISTARLNEEMLPLIEAYPPPSTKGKYIKIKYVTQLPNTQVPSFVFFANLPQYVKDPYKRFLENKLREKWNLTGTPINIFIRQK; this is translated from the coding sequence ATGGGAAATTTAGTAGCAATTGTAGGTCGTCCTAACGTTGGAAAATCTACGCTTTTTAACCGCTTGACCAAGACGCGTCAGGCTATTGTTAACGACGAAGCAGGAACCACCCGTGACCGTCAATATGGAAAATCGGAATGGTTAGGACAAGAATTCTCGGTTGTTGATACTGGAGGATGGGTTGTTAACTCTGATGATATTTTTGAAGGAGAAATACGTAAGCAGGTAATATTGGCTGTTGATGAAGCAGATGTAATTCTTTTCGTTGTGGATGTGATGAATGGAGTTACAGATTTGGATTTACAAGTTGCACAAATTCTTCGTCGTGCAAAAAGTCCTGTAATCTTAGTCGCAAATAAGACAGACAATGGTGACCTTCAATATAATGCACCTGAATTTTATAGTCTTGGCTTAGGAGATCCTCACTGTATATCCTCCTTATCAGGAAGTGGTACAGGAGACTTGCTAGATGTTTTGGTTAGTAAGTTTAAGAAAGATACATCGGAGATTTTGGACGATGATATTCCTCGTTTTGCTGTTGTAGGTCGTCCAAATGCAGGAAAATCTTCTATTATTAATGCATTTATCGGTGAAGATAGAAATATTGTAACTGAAATAGCCGGAACAACCCGCGATTCTATCTACACACGTTACGAAAAATTCGGGTTTGATTTTTATCTTGTTGATACTGCTGGTATCAGAAAGAAAGGAAAGGTTAATGAAGATCTTGAATATTATTCGGTAATACGCTCAATTCGTGCTATTGAAGGGGCTGATATTTGTATTCTGATGTTAGATGCAACTAGAGGAATTGAAGGTCAGGATCTTAATATATTTTCTGTAATTCAGAAAAATTCAAAAGGTATCGTTGTTGTTGTTAATAAGTGGGATTTAGTTGAGAATAAAACCGATAAGGTGATGAAAGAGTTTGAAAACGCTATTCGAAATCGTTTTGCTCCTTTTGTTGATATCCCTATCATATTTACTTCAGCACTTACTAAGCAACGTATATTTAAAGTGCTCGAATCTGCAAGAGAGGTTTATGAAAACAGATCAATCAAGATTTCTACTGCAAGATTAAATGAAGAAATGCTTCCATTAATCGAGGCATATCCACCACCTTCAACAAAAGGTAAATACATAAAGATTAAATATGTGACTCAATTGCCGAATACTCAGGTTCCTTCTTTTGTATTCTTTGCTAATTTGCCACAGTATGTAAAAGATCCATATAAAAGATTCCTGGAGAACAAATTACGTGAAAAGTGGAATTTGACAGGAACTCCGATAAATATATTTATTAGACAGAAATAA
- a CDS encoding ABC transporter ATP-binding protein: MIEVKSLYKSFDGKDVLKNINAVFENGKTNLIIGQSGSGKTVLMKCLVGLLTPEKGEVLYDNRNFVTMGKKEKKLLRSEMGMIFQSAALFDSLSVLDNVLFPLNMFSNDSVKDRIKRAMFCLERVNLKEAHSAFPGEISGGMQKRVAIARAIALNPQYLFCDEPNSGLDPKTSLLIDELIQDITKEYNMTTIINTHDMNSVMGIGEKIYYIYQGNKEWEGTKDEIFTVNNKRLNDFIFASDFFRKVKEVEVQSLSEE, encoded by the coding sequence ATGATCGAAGTTAAATCACTATATAAATCATTTGACGGCAAAGATGTTTTAAAAAATATAAATGCCGTATTTGAAAATGGAAAAACCAATTTGATTATCGGACAAAGTGGGTCTGGTAAAACCGTATTAATGAAATGCCTGGTTGGGCTGCTTACTCCGGAAAAAGGAGAAGTGCTCTACGACAATAGGAATTTCGTGACTATGGGAAAGAAAGAGAAGAAACTATTAAGGAGTGAAATGGGAATGATTTTTCAGAGTGCAGCACTCTTCGATTCCCTCTCCGTATTGGACAATGTTCTGTTTCCATTGAACATGTTCTCTAATGATTCTGTAAAGGATAGAATTAAGCGTGCCATGTTCTGTTTAGAACGTGTGAATCTAAAAGAAGCTCATTCTGCTTTTCCTGGAGAAATAAGTGGTGGTATGCAAAAGCGTGTTGCCATTGCCCGTGCTATTGCTCTAAATCCTCAATATCTATTTTGTGATGAGCCAAACTCGGGACTTGACCCAAAGACTTCTCTCCTTATCGATGAACTTATTCAAGACATTACTAAGGAGTACAATATGACAACCATCATTAATACTCACGATATGAACTCTGTTATGGGTATTGGAGAAAAGATATATTATATCTATCAGGGCAATAAGGAATGGGAAGGCACAAAGGATGAGATTTTCACAGTAAACAATAAGCGATTAAACGATTTCATCTTCGCTTCAGATTTCTTTCGTAAAGTGAAAGAAGTCGAAGTTCAGAGTCTGTCAGAAGAATAA
- a CDS encoding ABC transporter permease, translated as MFKVLRTFGRYIMLLGRIFSRPESMRMYFKQLVKEVEQLGVNSVGIVLLISFFIGAVITIQIKLNIESPWMPRWTVGYVTREIMLLEFSSSIMCLILAGKVGSNIASELGSMRVTQQIDALEIMGVNSASYLILPKIAALVIFIPVLVTFSIFSGIIGAYATCWFGGIMTSTNLEFGLQYTFVEWYVWCGIIKSLFFAFIIATVSAFFGYTVEGGSIAVGKASTDSVVCSSALILFSDIILTKLLMG; from the coding sequence ATGTTCAAAGTATTAAGGACTTTTGGAAGATACATCATGTTATTGGGCCGAATCTTTTCACGCCCTGAAAGTATGAGGATGTATTTTAAACAATTGGTAAAAGAAGTAGAGCAATTGGGTGTAAACTCAGTTGGGATCGTTTTACTGATTTCATTTTTTATCGGAGCGGTTATTACTATCCAAATCAAATTAAACATTGAAAGCCCCTGGATGCCGCGCTGGACGGTAGGTTATGTTACCCGTGAAATTATGTTGCTGGAGTTTTCGTCTTCAATCATGTGTTTAATTCTTGCTGGTAAAGTTGGCTCAAACATTGCATCCGAATTAGGCTCTATGAGAGTTACTCAACAAATAGATGCACTTGAGATAATGGGCGTTAACTCAGCCAGCTACCTCATCCTGCCCAAAATTGCAGCGTTGGTAATATTTATCCCTGTACTGGTAACCTTCAGTATCTTTTCCGGAATTATCGGAGCCTATGCCACTTGTTGGTTTGGAGGTATAATGACATCAACCAATCTCGAGTTTGGTTTACAATATACATTCGTTGAGTGGTATGTTTGGTGTGGTATTATAAAGTCGCTATTCTTTGCTTTCATCATCGCTACAGTATCGGCTTTCTTTGGATACACAGTCGAAGGTGGTTCCATTGCGGTAGGTAAGGCTAGTACAGACTCGGTAGTTTGTAGCAGCGCATTAATTTTATTCTCAGATATTATTCTTACTAAACTGTTAATGGGATGA
- the lptB gene encoding LPS export ABC transporter ATP-binding protein, producing MAEEGFTENQVELNTTETSVEETEVISNEPQEEHKLVLRTENLVKKYGKRTVVSHVSIDVKQGEIVGLLGPNGAGKTTSFYMTVGLITPNEGRIFLDDLEITKYPVYKRAQNGIGYLAQEASVFRKMSVEDNIMAVLEMTNTSKEYKKEKLESLIAEFRLQKVRKNLGDQLSGGERRRTEIARCLAINPKFIMLDEPFAGVDPIAVEDIQHIVWKLKDRNIGILITDHNVQETLSITDRAYLLFEGKILFQGTPEDLAENKIVREKYLSNSFVLRRKDFENRE from the coding sequence ATGGCTGAAGAAGGATTTACTGAAAATCAGGTTGAGCTTAATACTACTGAAACTTCGGTTGAAGAAACTGAAGTTATATCTAATGAACCACAGGAAGAACATAAGCTGGTTCTTCGTACTGAGAATCTTGTAAAGAAGTACGGAAAGAGAACGGTCGTTAGTCATGTATCAATAGATGTAAAGCAGGGAGAAATTGTAGGATTACTTGGCCCTAACGGTGCAGGTAAAACAACATCGTTCTATATGACTGTAGGGCTGATTACTCCGAATGAAGGCCGCATTTTTCTTGATGATCTGGAAATAACCAAGTATCCGGTATATAAAAGAGCACAGAATGGAATTGGCTATTTAGCACAGGAGGCTTCCGTTTTTCGGAAGATGAGTGTGGAAGATAATATAATGGCTGTATTGGAAATGACCAATACTTCAAAAGAATATAAAAAAGAAAAACTCGAAAGCTTGATAGCGGAATTTCGTTTGCAGAAGGTACGTAAGAACCTGGGAGATCAGCTTTCCGGAGGTGAACGCCGTCGTACTGAGATTGCCCGTTGCCTGGCCATTAATCCGAAGTTTATCATGCTTGATGAACCCTTTGCCGGAGTAGACCCTATTGCTGTGGAAGATATTCAGCACATTGTGTGGAAGCTTAAAGATAGAAATATTGGAATCTTGATTACAGACCACAATGTACAGGAAACCTTAAGCATTACAGATCGTGCATACCTTTTGTTTGAAGGGAAAATTCTTTTCCAGGGAACTCCGGAAGATTTGGCCGAAAATAAGATTGTGCGTGAAAAATATCTTAGTAATAGCTTTGTGCTTCGCAGAAAAGATTTTGAAAATAGAGAATAA
- a CDS encoding CPBP family intramembrane glutamic endopeptidase, whose product MLFFPGMKEGNLLRLTLFTQDLIIFISTPLLTQFFLWKDSTKKSLQLRTPNLIILVLGVMAMISISPLIDVLSTWNQGLQLPESLRSIEDWIINTEKAAEVTTNTLLNTDSWGGFIMNIIIIAIMAGIGEELMFRGVIQKILIGWTKNIHLGILYTAIIFSAIHFQFYGFVPRMILGMVLGYLYIWSKSLWVPVIAHAINNALTVTFTPNTFNKGNELVKIVSNNQNSIGYIIAGIFVFTFCMWRIWKYYQIQSALSVLDE is encoded by the coding sequence ATGTTATTCTTTCCAGGAATGAAGGAAGGCAATCTTTTAAGGCTAACACTTTTTACCCAGGATTTAATAATATTTATTTCAACTCCTTTACTTACACAATTCTTTCTCTGGAAAGATTCCACAAAGAAGAGTTTACAACTAAGAACGCCCAATCTTATCATCCTGGTTCTTGGAGTAATGGCTATGATTTCAATTAGCCCGCTAATTGACGTACTAAGCACATGGAACCAGGGATTACAGTTGCCTGAATCTTTGAGGTCTATAGAAGACTGGATAATCAATACCGAAAAAGCCGCCGAGGTAACAACTAATACCCTACTGAATACAGATAGCTGGGGAGGATTTATTATGAACATAATAATTATAGCCATAATGGCAGGCATTGGAGAGGAACTCATGTTCAGGGGAGTAATTCAGAAAATATTAATTGGATGGACAAAAAATATCCATCTCGGTATATTATACACAGCCATCATATTCAGTGCAATTCACTTTCAGTTTTATGGATTCGTGCCACGTATGATATTAGGTATGGTACTGGGATACTTATATATATGGAGCAAAAGCCTTTGGGTTCCGGTAATTGCACATGCTATTAACAACGCATTAACCGTTACTTTTACTCCAAACACATTCAACAAAGGGAACGAACTGGTAAAAATCGTTTCTAACAATCAAAACAGCATAGGATACATCATTGCAGGAATCTTTGTTTTCACATTTTGTATGTGGAGAATCTGGAAGTACTATCAGATACAATCTGCACTCTCTGTTTTAGATGAATAA
- a CDS encoding RNA-binding protein, with translation MNIYVGNLNYRVREADLQQIMEDYGTVTSVKVIMDRETGKSKGFGFIEMPNDAEAAKAIAELNGAEFEGRALVVKEARPKF, from the coding sequence ATGAACATTTACGTAGGAAACCTTAACTATAGAGTTAGGGAAGCAGATTTACAACAGATTATGGAAGATTACGGAACTGTAACTTCTGTAAAAGTAATTATGGATCGTGAAACTGGAAAATCAAAAGGCTTTGGTTTCATTGAAATGCCTAACGATGCAGAGGCAGCAAAAGCTATTGCAGAACTTAACGGCGCAGAATTTGAAGGTCGCGCATTAGTTGTTAAAGAAGCAAGACCAAAATTCTAA
- the tig gene encoding trigger factor, translated as MNVSLQNIDKVSALLTVKLEKADYQEQVDKSLKTFRQKANVPGFRPGMVPMGLVKKMYGKSVKAEEINKILSEKVYGYIKENQVNILGEPLPNEDKQPEIDFDTMDEFDFLFDIALAPEFKAELSDKDTVDYYTIDVTEEMVDQQVKSYTQRAGKYDKVDEYQDKDMLKGLIAELDEEGNTKEGGIQVEGAVLMPAYMKNDDQKAIFNGCKVNDVLVFNPNTAFDGHETEIASLLKIEKEAVANYTGNFSFQVEEVTRFVEAELSQEIFDQVYGEGVVKTEEEFCSKIKESIAEQFVADSDYKFLLDVRDFLMNKIGKLEFPEALLKRIMLLNHQDKGADFVEENYEKSIEELTWHLIKEQLVKDNEIKVEQEDIVNIAREATKAQFAQYGMLNVPEDLLNNYAQEMLKKKESVEGLVNRAVEAKLATALKAKTTLNNKAVSMEEFNKMFQ; from the coding sequence ATGAACGTTTCATTGCAAAACATTGACAAAGTAAGCGCGTTGCTTACTGTAAAGCTTGAAAAGGCTGATTACCAAGAACAAGTTGATAAATCGCTGAAGACTTTCCGTCAAAAAGCTAACGTTCCGGGTTTCCGTCCGGGAATGGTTCCAATGGGCCTTGTGAAGAAAATGTATGGAAAATCTGTTAAGGCTGAAGAAATCAATAAAATCCTTTCAGAAAAGGTATATGGATATATCAAAGAAAATCAAGTAAATATTTTGGGTGAACCTCTTCCAAACGAAGATAAACAACCAGAAATTGACTTCGATACAATGGATGAATTCGATTTCTTGTTCGATATTGCTTTGGCTCCTGAATTTAAAGCTGAACTTTCAGATAAAGATACTGTTGATTACTATACTATCGATGTAACAGAAGAAATGGTTGATCAACAAGTTAAATCTTATACTCAACGTGCTGGTAAGTATGACAAAGTAGACGAGTATCAGGATAAAGACATGTTGAAAGGTCTGATTGCTGAACTTGACGAAGAAGGTAACACAAAAGAAGGCGGTATTCAGGTAGAAGGCGCAGTTTTGATGCCTGCTTACATGAAGAACGATGATCAGAAAGCAATCTTCAACGGATGTAAAGTAAATGATGTATTGGTATTCAATCCAAATACAGCTTTCGATGGTCACGAAACAGAAATCGCTTCTCTTCTTAAGATTGAAAAAGAAGCAGTAGCAAACTATACAGGCAACTTTAGCTTCCAGGTTGAAGAAGTTACTCGTTTCGTAGAAGCTGAACTTAGCCAGGAAATCTTTGATCAGGTTTATGGTGAAGGAGTAGTTAAGACTGAAGAAGAGTTCTGTTCAAAAATCAAAGAATCTATTGCAGAACAATTTGTTGCTGATAGCGATTATAAGTTCTTACTTGATGTTCGCGATTTCTTGATGAACAAAATTGGTAAATTAGAATTCCCTGAGGCATTGCTTAAACGTATCATGTTGCTTAACCACCAGGATAAAGGTGCTGATTTCGTTGAAGAAAACTACGAAAAGAGCATTGAAGAATTAACTTGGCACTTAATCAAAGAACAATTAGTTAAGGATAACGAAATTAAAGTTGAACAAGAAGATATCGTAAACATTGCAAGAGAAGCTACTAAAGCTCAGTTTGCTCAATACGGAATGCTTAATGTTCCAGAAGATCTTTTGAATAACTACGCTCAGGAAATGTTGAAGAAGAAAGAAAGCGTTGAAGGCTTGGTTAACCGTGCCGTTGAAGCTAAACTTGCTACAGCATTGAAAGCTAAAACTACATTGAACAACAAAGCTGTTTCAATGGAAGAATTCAACAAAATGTTCCAGTAA
- the clpP gene encoding ATP-dependent Clp endopeptidase proteolytic subunit ClpP: MDDFRKYATKHVGISSMVLDDVIKSQNGYLNPYILEERQLNVTQLDVFSRLMMDRIIFLGTQIDDYTANTLQAQLLYLDSVDPGKDISIYINSPGGSVYAGLGIYDTMQFISSDVATICTGMAASMAAVLLVAGADKKRSGLTHSRVMIHQPMGGAQGQASDIEITAREIQKMKKELYTIIADHSHTDFDKVWADSDRDYWMTAQEAKDYGMIDEVLMRKPATI; this comes from the coding sequence ATGGATGATTTCAGAAAATACGCAACCAAACACGTGGGTATAAGTAGTATGGTTTTGGATGATGTGATCAAATCACAGAACGGCTATTTGAATCCTTATATCCTGGAAGAAAGACAACTAAACGTAACACAACTCGATGTGTTCTCTCGTTTAATGATGGATCGTATCATCTTTCTTGGAACACAGATTGATGATTATACAGCAAATACGCTTCAGGCGCAGCTGCTTTATTTGGATTCAGTAGATCCGGGTAAAGATATCTCTATTTATATCAACTCTCCCGGTGGATCTGTATATGCAGGTTTGGGAATTTACGATACAATGCAGTTTATTTCCAGTGATGTAGCAACTATCTGTACAGGTATGGCAGCGTCAATGGCAGCAGTATTGCTGGTTGCAGGTGCAGATAAAAAGCGCTCAGGACTTACACATTCCCGCGTGATGATTCATCAGCCAATGGGAGGTGCTCAGGGACAAGCTTCTGATATCGAAATTACTGCCCGCGAAATTCAGAAAATGAAAAAGGAACTTTATACTATTATTGCAGATCATTCTCATACAGATTTTGATAAAGTATGGGCCGATTCTGATCGTGACTACTGGATGACAGCTCAGGAAGCAAAAGATTATGGTATGATCGACGAAGTTCTTATGCGTAAACCTGCGACTATATAA
- the clpX gene encoding ATP-dependent Clp protease ATP-binding subunit ClpX — MEDSKPSKNKKRCSFCGRPESEVSFLITGMNGYICDSCATQAYEITQEAMGAGKQSGAGKPLNLKDLPKPIDIKSFLDQYVIGQDDAKRYLSVSVYNHYKRLLQKDSGDDVEIEKSNIIMVGSTGTGKTLLARTIAKLLHVPFTIVDATVLTEAGYVGEDIESILTRLLQVADYNVSEAERGIVFIDEIDKIARKGDNPSITRDVSGEGVQQGLLKLLEGAVVNVPPQGGRKHPDQKMIPVNTKNILFICGGAFDGIEKKIAQRLNTHVVGYSASKATAVVDKKNMMQYIAPQDLKSFGLIPEIIGRLPVLTYLNPLDRTALRAILTEPKNSIIKQYVKLFEMDNIKLTFEEEVFDYIVDKAVEYKLGARGLRSIVETIITDVMFEIPSQGKTEYNVTLEYSKRQLEKANIARLQTA, encoded by the coding sequence TTGGAAGATTCAAAACCATCAAAAAATAAAAAGAGATGTAGCTTTTGTGGACGTCCCGAAAGCGAAGTCTCTTTTCTGATTACGGGAATGAATGGTTACATCTGCGATAGTTGTGCCACTCAGGCTTACGAAATCACTCAGGAAGCAATGGGAGCTGGTAAACAATCGGGTGCCGGAAAACCATTAAACCTTAAAGATTTGCCTAAACCAATAGATATTAAGAGCTTTCTTGATCAATATGTAATTGGACAAGATGATGCTAAACGTTATCTTTCGGTTTCGGTTTATAATCACTACAAACGCTTGCTGCAGAAAGATAGCGGAGATGATGTGGAAATAGAAAAGTCTAACATCATAATGGTTGGAAGTACTGGTACAGGCAAAACTCTTTTGGCAAGAACTATTGCTAAATTGCTGCATGTTCCTTTTACAATTGTCGATGCTACTGTGTTGACCGAAGCCGGTTATGTTGGAGAAGATATTGAAAGCATCCTCACTCGCTTATTACAAGTTGCAGATTATAATGTATCTGAAGCTGAAAGAGGTATCGTGTTTATTGATGAAATAGACAAGATAGCTCGCAAAGGAGATAATCCTTCTATTACACGCGACGTAAGTGGCGAAGGTGTTCAGCAGGGATTACTGAAATTACTGGAAGGTGCTGTTGTTAATGTTCCACCTCAGGGAGGACGTAAGCATCCAGATCAGAAAATGATTCCGGTAAATACCAAGAATATTCTTTTCATCTGCGGCGGTGCATTCGACGGAATTGAAAAGAAAATCGCTCAGCGCTTGAATACACATGTAGTAGGATATAGTGCTTCGAAGGCTACAGCTGTGGTCGATAAGAAAAATATGATGCAGTATATTGCTCCTCAGGACTTGAAGTCTTTCGGACTTATCCCTGAGATTATTGGTCGTCTGCCGGTACTTACTTATTTGAATCCGCTGGACAGAACTGCTTTACGTGCAATTCTAACAGAACCGAAGAATTCAATTATCAAGCAATATGTAAAGCTCTTTGAGATGGACAACATTAAGTTGACTTTTGAGGAAGAAGTTTTTGACTATATTGTAGATAAGGCTGTTGAATACAAACTCGGAGCACGTGGATTACGTTCAATTGTGGAGACAATAATTACGGATGTTATGTTTGAAATTCCGTCGCAAGGCAAGACAGAATACAACGTAACGCTCGAATACTCAAAGCGTCAGCTCGAAAAAGCAAATATCGCTCGCTTGCAAACAGCTTAA
- the recQ gene encoding DNA helicase RecQ has protein sequence MAEKNYLTEHLKAYFGFDKFKGNQEAIIRNVLAGNDTFVLMPTGGGKSLCYQLPSLVMEGTAVVISPLIALMKNQVDAMRNFSEEDGIAHFINSSLNKAAIDQVKSDILSGKTKLLYVAPESLTKEENVEFLKNIKISFYAVDEAHCISEWGHDFRPEYRRIRPIINEIGKAPLIALTATATPKVQHDIQKNLGMIDAQVYKSSFNRPNLYYEVRPKTNSIDKEIIKFIKANSGKSGIIYCLSRKKVEELAEILQANGINARAYHAGMDSSTRTENQDDFLMEKIDVIVATIAFGMGIDKPDVRFVIHYDIPKSLEGYYQETGRAGRDGGEGQCITFYTNKDLQKLEKFMQGKPVAEQEIGKQLLLETAAYAESSVCRRKSLLHYFGEEYTEENCGNCDNCLNPKKQVEAQDSLCAVIETIMAVKENFKADYIIDVLQGRETSEVQAHLHEDLEVFGSGMGEEDKTWNAVIRQALIAGYLSKDVENYGLLKVTDAGRKFLKHPKSFKITEDNDFEEVEEETPMRGGASCAVDPALYSMLKDLRKKLSKKLDVPPYVIFQDPSLEAMATIYPVTLDELQNIPGVGAGKAKRYGQEFCVLIKKHCDENEIDRPEDLRVRTVANKSKLKVSIIQSIDRKVALDDIALSKGIEFSDLLDEIEAIVYSGTKLNIDYFLHEIMDEDHLQDIYDYFKESETDKIDDAVEELGGDYSEDEIRLVRIKFISEMAN, from the coding sequence ATGGCAGAGAAGAATTATTTAACGGAACATCTAAAAGCGTACTTTGGATTCGATAAATTCAAAGGCAATCAAGAGGCGATTATTAGAAATGTATTGGCCGGCAATGATACGTTTGTACTTATGCCCACAGGTGGAGGTAAGTCGCTTTGTTATCAGTTACCTTCTTTAGTAATGGAAGGAACGGCTGTCGTTATATCTCCTTTAATTGCCTTGATGAAAAACCAGGTTGATGCCATGCGTAACTTTAGTGAAGAAGATGGGATAGCCCATTTTATCAATTCTTCATTGAACAAAGCTGCCATCGATCAGGTTAAATCTGATATTCTTTCCGGGAAGACGAAGTTGCTTTATGTGGCTCCGGAATCTTTAACGAAAGAAGAAAACGTAGAGTTCCTTAAAAATATTAAGATCTCTTTTTATGCTGTTGACGAAGCTCATTGTATTTCAGAGTGGGGGCACGATTTTCGTCCTGAATATAGACGGATTCGTCCTATCATTAATGAAATAGGTAAAGCTCCTCTTATTGCTTTAACGGCAACGGCAACTCCGAAGGTTCAGCATGATATTCAGAAAAATTTAGGGATGATTGATGCACAAGTCTATAAGTCTTCATTTAATCGCCCCAATCTTTACTATGAGGTACGTCCTAAAACAAATAGTATAGATAAAGAAATTATAAAGTTTATTAAAGCAAATTCTGGAAAATCGGGGATTATTTATTGCTTAAGTAGAAAGAAAGTTGAGGAACTGGCTGAAATATTGCAGGCAAATGGAATTAATGCGCGTGCATATCATGCCGGTATGGATTCGTCAACAAGAACCGAGAATCAAGATGATTTCTTAATGGAAAAAATTGACGTGATAGTTGCGACTATTGCGTTTGGTATGGGAATTGATAAACCTGATGTTCGTTTTGTTATTCATTACGATATCCCCAAAAGTCTGGAAGGCTACTATCAGGAAACTGGTCGTGCAGGACGTGACGGCGGAGAAGGTCAGTGTATTACTTTCTATACCAATAAAGACTTGCAGAAACTCGAAAAATTTATGCAAGGCAAACCTGTAGCAGAACAGGAAATAGGCAAGCAGCTTCTGCTAGAAACCGCTGCGTACGCCGAATCTTCCGTATGCCGTAGAAAGTCTTTGTTACATTACTTTGGCGAAGAATATACGGAAGAAAATTGTGGTAATTGTGACAATTGTTTAAACCCTAAGAAACAAGTGGAAGCTCAGGATTCATTATGTGCGGTGATAGAAACTATCATGGCAGTAAAAGAAAACTTTAAAGCAGACTATATTATCGATGTATTACAAGGAAGAGAAACTTCCGAAGTGCAAGCTCATCTGCACGAAGACTTAGAGGTCTTTGGATCAGGAATGGGTGAAGAAGATAAAACATGGAATGCTGTTATTCGACAGGCTTTAATAGCTGGATATTTAAGTAAAGATGTCGAAAATTATGGACTATTAAAAGTAACGGATGCGGGACGCAAATTCCTGAAACATCCGAAATCATTTAAAATAACAGAGGATAATGACTTTGAAGAGGTAGAAGAAGAAACTCCTATGAGGGGAGGCGCTTCGTGTGCGGTAGACCCGGCTCTTTATTCAATGCTGAAGGATTTGAGGAAGAAGCTTTCCAAGAAACTGGATGTTCCGCCCTATGTTATTTTCCAAGATCCTTCACTGGAGGCTATGGCAACAATTTATCCGGTCACACTGGATGAGTTGCAAAACATCCCTGGTGTAGGTGCTGGAAAAGCAAAACGTTATGGACAGGAATTCTGTGTGTTGATAAAGAAACATTGTGATGAAAATGAGATTGATCGTCCCGAAGATTTGCGTGTTCGAACAGTTGCAAATAAGTCTAAACTGAAAGTCTCAATTATTCAGAGTATAGATAGAAAAGTAGCATTGGATGATATTGCCCTTTCAAAAGGGATTGAATTCTCAGATCTGCTTGATGAAATAGAAGCTATTGTATATTCAGGAACAAAACTGAATATAGATTACTTCCTTCATGAGATTATGGATGAAGATCATTTACAAGATATTTATGACTACTTTAAAGAATCTGAAACCGATAAGATTGATGATGCTGTTGAAGAACTTGGAGGTGATTATTCCGAAGACGAAATCCGTCTGGTGAGAATTAAGTTCATTTCTGAAATGGCAAATTAG